The genomic stretch TTTTTCCAACTCATCATGCACCATATGGCTATATTGCAGAAAAGTTAGATACTAGAAAGTATAAATGGAAAGTTGTTGAAGAAGAGAAAAAAATTATAAGAAAAATTTTGATAGGATTGTACACGGACAAGGGATATTCCTATCAAGATATAAAAGATTGGTTGAATGAAAAAAATATAGAGACTAGAAGGGGAAAAGCTTGGACTACATCTTCTGTTGTCAATATATTGAAAAAAGAGAGACTTGAAACCTACTTTAATTTTGAAAATAGACTTTCTATAATATCAAAGAAAGAATACGACAAGATATTGCAGCGAAAAGCTTATAATTCAGCTATTTCGATATTTGGTCGGACGAAAAATTCGAGCTATGTATTGACTGGAATCAATGTTAGATTAGAGCCAATATTTAGGTGTAAACATTGTGGCGGTAATGTAATTGGATATAAAAATTCAAGTAAGACATGGTCTAATTATGTTTGTGGAAATTACAGAACTAAAGGATTAGATGGATGTGAGAATGACTGGTATCTAAAACAGGATAGAATAGAAGATGCACTGTGGCAGGTTATAAATAGAGCGTATATGAGCGATGAGAGAAAGTTAGATTACAGGCGAGAGATAATAGAGGCGTATGAGCTAAATTCACTTGCTTTTACAAAGGGCATGAGGGTACTACTTAAGAATCTACTTGAAAGAAAAATAAGATTTAAAGATGTTATAGAGGCAGCGAGAGACTCTGAGGTGGCTGAGCAGCGAGAAATTGTTAGGTTATTTGTAGATTATGCGGAGATGAATAGTAAAACCGAAATGGTACACGTGAAATTATTTGGAGTAAAAGAGATTAAGATACAATTTTAAATGAGAAAAAACTCGTTCTATGTTGAACGAGTTTTTATTTGTTTTTTTGGTTTTCCATTGCTTTTTTGAAGGCATTTTTCTGCTGCTCGTATTTATCTGAATTAATAGAAAAATCATTATCCTCAGATGATATAGCGAATAGCGAAGAAGATGATGATGCCTTCGAAATTCCGGAATTAGAATTCGAATATTTAGGTGATTCGTTTGGAACAGTAAGTTCAATTGATGGTATATCGTCGCTAAAATCAAATAATTTGGATTTTGGAGTTTCATTATTTGCATTCGAAATTCCAGAATCGAATAGTGGTTTTACATCTTCAGCATGTGCATTAGTTAGTTTATTCAAAGCCAATTCGATTTTTTTCGCATTAATTTTGTATTGCATGGTTTTATCCCATACTGAACTTGGGTTATTTCGTTCCATCAAAAATCCATCATCAATTAGTACCTTCAAATGCTTTCTTATTGTTTGTTTTGACAAATCTAGTAGACAATCACTAGCTAATACTTCTGATTTTTTTGAGATCCAATCATTTTCAGAGTATCTCTGTACAAAATAGTCTAATAAAATAGCTCTATAAAAATGCCCTGTTATTAGAACTAGCTCTTCTTTTATAGTTATTCTTTTGAAATTTGTCATTTCTAAGCCCCCGTATTGTTAGATTGTGATAAAAATAAACTTCATAGGTAAATTATAGAACATCGAAGATTGAAAATCAATATTTAGAAGAGTTCTTGACATTGAAGGGCTTAGCAATTATAATTAGAATTGCGCATTGCACATTTTAGTGCATGGAAAGATGGCCGAGTGGTCGAAGGCGCTCGCCTGGAAAGCGGGTAGGCGTGAAAGCGTCTCGAGGGTTCAAATCCCTCTCTTTCCGCCAGTGAATTTTGTCGTACTAGATGGGGAGGTAGCGGTGCCCTGTAACCTGCAATCCGCTATAGCAGGATTGAAGTCCCACAGGAGGCTTGGATTGTTTTATGTCTGCCTCAAATAAGTGATGTTGATGATTGGGTCCTACGCAATAGGAACTCATGAACCCTGTCAGGTCTGGAAGGAAGCAGCAGTAAGTGACCACTTCTATGTGCCGTGGGGATGCCCGATCTGAGTTAACTGTTTGAGTAACGGTAGGAGGTCCTTGTCAAGTGTGGGTGTGCGGCGTACATATTTTAAAGGAAGCATTAGAATATACATTCTTATGCTTCCTTTTCTTTTGTCTCAATTTCTGATAAAATAAGTATACTAATTTGAGTTGGCTGGGGAGTCATACTGTATGGGGGAAACTTTATGAATAATAAGAAGAAGTTTAGCCGTAAATTATTGGTATCGATGTTTATTACAGGATTGATTCCAATTTTTATATTTATAGTACTAACTTATTCATTGATACAGAAAAATATATTAAAAGAAGGCATAGATGTAAAATATCAAGATTATGTCAATCAGATAAATAGAATTTCATCTGATTATGAAAATAAAGCCGTAATAATAGATTCGATTTCTAGGGACTATAGTTTGCTCAAAAATTGGGTTCACGATATATCGAATTATGAAATAGTTGATAAATATCTCAAGGATCAGAAGGATTTAGCGGCGAATTTCATTTCTATTTATATGACGATGAAAAATGGGGATCAGTTTAATTCAGAATTTAAGGTTCCAGAGGTGGACACTAGGCGTAGATATTGGTATATGAAAGCAATAGATCATGGGGAAATAGTATGGACAGATCCATATGCAGACATATTTACGAAGGAGCAGGTCATAACTATAGCGACTCCTATAAAAGATGATAAAGGCATTGCCGTGGGTGTTTTAGGTGCAGATTTAGAATTTGAGAAAACACTTAGAAATTTGGAACAAATAAAAATATCAGAAGATGCGACTACTTATTTATTCAATGAGTATTGGTATCCTATTGGCGATGGACAAAATCGAAGAGAATTATCTGAATTATATAAGTTGTTGAAAGATGAGTTTGAAGATGATTCATCTGGTTATAAAATAATGGATATAGATGAAAAGTCAATAGTTGCGATATCCGAATTGGGATTCAATGGATGGAAAATAGTATCTATTGTAAAATACAAAAATTTAATAGAAGAATTACTTCCGCTTACGCTGTCATATGGACTACTTATTGTTCTAGTCATAGGATTAATAGCCATAGTTGCTACTAGGCTGTCAAAAATGATTATAAGACCACTTGAAAAGCTAGAGTACATGACAAAGCAGGTTAGTAGTGGTAATTATGATGAGAAGGTAATAATTGACACTGGAGATGAGTTTGAGAGTTTGGCGAAAATATTTCACAATATGATGGATGAGATAAACGAATCTCAAAATAGTCTAGAAAGTAAAAATCAAGAGCTTAAAGATATGAACGACCAATTGCAAGACTTTAATATAGAGTTAGAAGCGTCGTTAGAGCAATTGATGGCAACAACTAGTTTGCTTGAAAATTCAGAAGAAAAATATAAGACTTTGATGGACAATATGTACGATATAGTATTT from Tissierellales bacterium encodes the following:
- a CDS encoding recombinase family protein; this translates as MQTGFVYAFGDSISKQIGQIEEYARAHDIKLVNRYFDGKDLSSKRKFNKMVRDALNFPPNFIITLKSRNISEDIKTLEAFEQNMKSYGIELIYLNEPVKDKIPSIVLEVGDKKMSETSTKIEENEMIFPTHHAPYGYIAEKLDTRKYKWKVVEEEKKIIRKILIGLYTDKGYSYQDIKDWLNEKNIETRRGKAWTTSSVVNILKKERLETYFNFENRLSIISKKEYDKILQRKAYNSAISIFGRTKNSSYVLTGINVRLEPIFRCKHCGGNVIGYKNSSKTWSNYVCGNYRTKGLDGCENDWYLKQDRIEDALWQVINRAYMSDERKLDYRREIIEAYELNSLAFTKGMRVLLKNLLERKIRFKDVIEAARDSEVAEQREIVRLFVDYAEMNSKTEMVHVKLFGVKEIKIQF